In a single window of the Anabas testudineus chromosome 19, fAnaTes1.2, whole genome shotgun sequence genome:
- the trub1 gene encoding probable tRNA pseudouridine synthase 1 → MSTLAKLQSLNGLFAIYKKQGPTSADVLNTLKETLLKEAGEHNPNPRKRRKQSLKMGHGGTLDSAASGVLVIGVGNGTKMLSTMLTGSKKYVAVGELGKATDTLDATGSVTLEKDFGHITRLDMEEKLKSFTGDIMQVPPLYSALKKDGQRLSVLLKKGHKVEAKPARPVTVNNLSLQEFKPPLFTLDIECGGGFYVRSLVDDLGKALSSCAHVKELIRTKQGQFTLEEHTLHEEHWTLEHILQALQPC, encoded by the exons ATGAGTACTCTGGCGAAGTTACAGTCTTTAAACGGCCTGTTTGCGATCTATAAGAAACAAGGGCCGACATCTGCAGACGTGTTAAACACGCTTAAAGAAACTTTACTGAAAG AAGCCGGTGAACATAACCCAAACCCgagaaaaagaaggaagcaGAGCCTGAAGATGGGGCACGGAGGGACGCTGGACAGCGCTGCCAGCGGGGTCCTGG TCATTGGTGTTGGGAATGGCACAAAAATGCTCAGCACCATGTTAACTGGTTCAAAG aaatatgtTGCTGTGGGGGAACTGGGAAAAGCAACAGACACTCTTGATGCCACTGGCAGCGTAACTCTGGAGAAAGACTTTG GGCACATAACCAGGTTGGACATGGAAGAGAAGCTGAAATCATTTACTGGTGATATCATGCAAGTTCCACCACT CTACTCGGCACTGAAAAAAGATGGCCAGCGTCTGTCTGTTCTGCTGAAGAAAGGTCACAAGGTCGAGGCCAAACCTGCCAGACCTGTCACAGTGAACAACCTGAGCCTGCAGGAGTTCAAGCCTCCTCTCTTTACTCTGG ATATTGAATGTGGCGGTGGATTTTATGTCAGAAGCCTGGTGGATGACCTGGGAAAAG ctctgtcatcaTGTGCTCATGTGAAGGAGCTGATCCGGACCAAGCAGGGTCAGTTCACTCTGGAGGAGCACACCTTACACGAGGAGCATTGGACACTGGAACATATCCTGCAAGCTCTGCAGCCCTGCTAG
- the hhex gene encoding hematopoietically-expressed homeobox protein hhex encodes MSVPLYAPTPIQPAHPTPFYIEDILGRTATTSSSSSSTSSSSSCSTPVIPTPTLPSPNSSFTSLISPYRTPIYEPTPIHPALSHHAAAALTATYASTGAFPSHIYPFHHHHHRSMGEYAQALLRHDPLGKPLLWTPFIQRPLHKRKGGQVRFSNDQTIELEKKFETQKYLSPPERKRLAKMLQLSERQVKTWFQNRRAKWRRLKQENPHGGKREVAGDTSVGRSNNKADEATESLGIPSPEQRQTVSASDLAQSGRCARSVSPEQPHTELDSDVSDDTDQELDIEEDDDEFTLNRQL; translated from the exons ATGAGCGTCCCGCTGTACGCGCCGACTCCCATCCAGCCGGCTCACCCGACTCCCTTCTACATTGAGGACATTCTGGGGAGAACCGCCaccacctcttcttcctcctcctccacctcttcatcctcctcctgctccacccCAGTTATCCCTACACCGACTCTTCCGTCGCCCAACTCTTCCTTCACCAGCCTCATCTCGCCGTATCGGACACCGATTTACGAACCGACGCCGATCCACCCGGCGCTGTCGCACCACGCCGCCGCAGCATTGACGGCAACGTACGCATCCACCGGAGCTTTCCCCAGCCACATCTACCctttccaccaccaccaccaccgctcCATGGGGGAATACGCACAGGCACTGCTGAGGCACGACCCTCTCG GTAAACCTCTCCTATGGACCCCCTTCATCCAGCGGCCGTTACATAAAAGAAAAGGCGGCCAGGTCCGGTTCTCTAACGACCAAACCATTGAGCTGGAGAAGAAGTTCGAGACGCAGAAATACCTGTCGCCTCCGGAGAGGAAACGACTGGCCAAGATGCTGCAGCTCAGCGAGAGACAG GTTAAAACCTGGTTCCAAAATCGACGAGCGAAGTGGCGCAGACTAAAACAG GAGAACCCCCACGGCGGGAAGAGGGAGGTGGCGGGTGACACCTCAGTCGGCAGGAGTAATAACAAGGCAGATGAGGCGACGGAGTCGCTTGGGATCCCGAGCCCGGAGCAGCGACAGACAGTCTCGGCCTCTGATTTGGCGCAGTCGGGCCGCTGTGCGCGATCCGTGTCCCCGGAGCAGCCCCACACAGAGCTGGACTCTGACGTGTCGGACGATACAGACCAGGAGCTGGATATAGAGGAAGACGATGACGAGTTTACACTGAATCGCCAGCTCTGA